ATGCGACGTTGCCTGCTAAGATCAAGTTTACTCCGCTTGCGAAGGTCGACAGTACGCTTACTGCACGTGCGGGCAATACGATCACGGTGCCGAAGTATGCGTATATTGGTGAGGCTGAAGATGTGGCAGAGGGCGTTGCAATGGGTACGACTGTGTTGACTGCTACTACCACTACGGCGACCGTAAAGAAAGCAGGCAAGGCAGTGGAGCTTACCGATGAGGCTGTTTTGAGCGGCTATGGCGATCCTATCGGTGAGGCGACGAGTCAGCTCAGAATGTCTATTGCGGATAAGGTGAATAGCGATTGTTATGCGGCACTCAAAGGGGCATCTCTTACGTATGATGGCAGTGCGGGTGTTATCTCGTATTCGGGTATCGTGAAGGCGGTGGATCTGTTTGAGGAAGAGGTGGATGACAGTGTGAAGGTCATGGTCGTTCATCCGAAGCAGGTGACAACGCTTCGTCTTGATGAGGATTTCAAGAGTATCGACAAGTACCCGCTGAAGACGGTAATGACGGGGACGATCGGAGAGATCGCAGGTTGTCAGGTCGTGCCGTCTAAGAAGGTTGCTCTTGAGGATGGCTGTTATGTCTGCCCGATCGTGGTTACGACGACGGAAGAGAATGAACAGCCTGCATTGACGATCTATATGAAGCGCGGTGTCGAGCTTGAGACGGACAGAGATATTTTGGCTAAGACGACGGTTATTTCGGTGGATGAGCATTATACGGCTGTGTTGTCGAATGAGGCAAAGGTCGTTGCTGCCAGATTCAAGGCGTGATGAGGTGATTGTATATGCTGTTGCGCAGATACCATAAAAAGGCTGTTGAGGCTGTAAATGAGGGTTCGGCAGATAAGGCGATCGATGATATGACAGTGGCTGAGTTGAAGGAGTATGCTGCCGCGCATGATATCAAGCTTGGTGAGGCAACGAAGAAGGCTGACATTTTGGCGGCGATCAAAAATGCTTAACGATGTGATGGTAAGGCTTGCGGGAATGGGGTTCACCGTATCGCCTGACGATGAGTGGGTCTTGATGTTCTGTGTTGATAAGGTGACGAATCATATCAAGAACAGCTGTAATGTCAGCGAGGTTCCGACGGGGCTTCACGAGACTGCGGTCGATCTGGTATGCGGCGAGTATTTGCAGGGCAAGTTTCGCACGGGTCAGATGGGTGATGTTTCGCAGGCTGTCAGCAAGATCAAAGAGGGAGATACGGATATTACGTTCGTGAGCGGTATGAGCGATGCCGAGCTTATCGCATCGCTTATCGCCGATCTGCGCGGACGTGAGGTCGATTTCGCGGCATACAGGAGGATCCGATGGTGACGGCAGGGGTAAGGAGAGCTGTTGAACGGCTGTATACAGGCAGGTGTGATATCATCGATCAGCAGGAGATGTTTGATCCTGAGAGCGGGCAGACGAGCTTTGCAGAGGTGGTCGTGGCGAGTGGTCAGCGGTGCCGCTTGTCTTATTCTTATTTGACTTCGGCAGAGCCGAAGGACGGTGCGGCGAAGGTCAAGCAGACGATCAAGCTGTTTCTTGCGCCCGAGACGGTTGTACGGGCAGGGGCGAGGGTAGCCGTCACGCAGTGCGGACGGACTACTGAGTATAAGGCGGCAGGAGAGCCTGCGGTGTATGGCAGTCACCAAGAGGTCGTGCTGGAGCTTGCAGGTGAATACGCATGACCAGATGGGGAAAGGTCGACTGCAGACAGATGAAGAAGCTGCGGGACAGGCTGCAGGGTATGGGAGATATGCGCGATACGTTCTATGAAGCTGCCGCGAAGGAGCTTGCGGCAAGATTGCTTGCAAAGGTGATCGGGCGAACGCCTGTGGGACAATATCCATCCGAAAGCGGTATGAAGGGCGGAACGCTTCGCAGAGGT
The sequence above is drawn from the Selenomonadales bacterium genome and encodes:
- a CDS encoding N4-gp56 family major capsid protein — protein: MTKTKIENLVNPQVMADMINATLPAKIKFTPLAKVDSTLTARAGNTITVPKYAYIGEAEDVAEGVAMGTTVLTATTTTATVKKAGKAVELTDEAVLSGYGDPIGEATSQLRMSIADKVNSDCYAALKGASLTYDGSAGVISYSGIVKAVDLFEEEVDDSVKVMVVHPKQVTTLRLDEDFKSIDKYPLKTVMTGTIGEIAGCQVVPSKKVALEDGCYVCPIVVTTTEENEQPALTIYMKRGVELETDRDILAKTTVISVDEHYTAVLSNEAKVVAARFKA